A window from Deltaproteobacteria bacterium encodes these proteins:
- a CDS encoding DUF434 domain-containing protein, with protein MSGFDEEKLRAAALDFLYLMDHGYPRKRSLELVGNRYNMPSSERHLLQRGIFSRQESQRRKSHLLQLRQLRRARLLVDGHNVLITVESALAGRTLVAATDGVIRDVAGLSHRYKPSALTAEAISCIIDILLQQPPLETLFFLDRPLSRSGELAAQLRNSLHRAGLPGDSQAVAVPEHHLFGAQAVVASSDSAVLDRAQQGIDLAGLVVHKLARPVQLVDFSGLLHLE; from the coding sequence ATGTCCGGATTCGATGAAGAAAAGCTGAGAGCTGCTGCCCTCGACTTTCTCTATCTCATGGATCATGGCTATCCGAGAAAACGTTCTCTGGAGCTGGTGGGAAACCGCTACAATATGCCCAGTTCAGAGCGCCACCTTCTGCAGCGGGGCATATTCAGCCGGCAGGAATCGCAGCGCCGAAAATCACACCTGCTGCAGCTGAGACAATTGCGCCGGGCGCGGCTTCTGGTAGACGGTCATAACGTACTTATCACAGTAGAGAGTGCTCTGGCAGGGCGAACCCTGGTGGCCGCCACAGACGGAGTTATTCGCGATGTTGCCGGCCTTTCCCATCGCTACAAGCCCTCAGCGCTCACTGCCGAGGCAATCAGCTGTATTATCGACATCCTGCTGCAGCAGCCTCCCCTGGAGACACTCTTCTTCCTGGACCGCCCCCTCAGCCGCAGCGGCGAACTCGCCGCCCAGCTCCGCAATAGTCTGCACCGGGCAGGACTGCCTGGCGACAGTCAGGCGGTGGCAGTGCCTGAACACCACCTGTTCGGCGCCCAGGCAGTGGTGGCCAGCAGTGATTCCGCTGTACTCGATCGGGCCCAGCAGGGTATTGACCTTGCTGGCCTGGTGGTGCACAAACTAGCTCGACCTGTGCAGCTCGTCGACTTCAGCGGTCTGCTTCATCTGGAGTGA
- a CDS encoding DnaJ domain-containing protein: MAGKNYYKILGVSKNASDEEIKKAYRKLALKYHPDRNKGNKSAEEKFKDVNEAYAVLSDKEKRRQYDMFGSEGFQQRFSQEDIFRNFDFGHIFREFGLGSEDIFGRVFGGMGAGRRQTFHRAGGAHHFGGPFARAAQQPHKGADLTVDLQISLQEAVFGAARTIALNRHNSRELVKVKIPPGISSGQKLRITGKGQQGSWGGPPGDLLVTVQVAPHPVFSRSGDDLIITREIKLSQAVLGTTIEVPTLDGKRLSLKIPPGTQSHTQMRLRGYGVPRFKKEGRGDLFVKIIVQIPRILTPEQKALFEQLAASREL, encoded by the coding sequence ATGGCCGGGAAAAACTATTACAAGATACTTGGCGTTTCCAAGAACGCCAGCGACGAGGAGATCAAAAAGGCTTACCGCAAGCTGGCCCTGAAATATCACCCCGACAGAAACAAGGGCAACAAGTCCGCAGAAGAGAAGTTCAAAGACGTGAACGAGGCCTACGCTGTCTTGAGCGACAAGGAAAAGCGGCGTCAATATGACATGTTTGGCTCTGAGGGCTTCCAGCAGCGTTTCAGCCAGGAGGACATCTTTCGCAACTTCGATTTTGGCCATATTTTCCGGGAATTCGGCCTCGGTTCAGAAGACATCTTTGGCCGGGTCTTCGGCGGCATGGGCGCCGGCCGGCGGCAGACCTTCCACAGGGCTGGAGGGGCACATCACTTTGGCGGACCATTTGCCAGGGCGGCCCAACAGCCCCACAAGGGAGCCGACCTCACGGTGGACCTGCAGATCAGTCTGCAGGAAGCTGTTTTTGGGGCCGCAAGAACCATTGCCCTCAATCGCCACAACAGCCGAGAGCTGGTCAAGGTAAAGATTCCCCCAGGCATTTCCAGCGGTCAAAAACTACGCATCACCGGCAAGGGGCAACAGGGCTCCTGGGGTGGACCTCCAGGAGATCTGCTGGTAACTGTCCAGGTTGCCCCTCATCCAGTGTTCAGTCGCTCTGGAGACGACCTCATCATCACCAGGGAGATAAAGCTTAGCCAGGCAGTTCTGGGTACCACCATTGAAGTGCCCACGCTAGACGGCAAAAGGCTGAGTCTGAAGATACCGCCCGGCACTCAAAGCCATACCCAGATGCGTCTCAGAGGATACGGGGTGCCCAGGTTCAAGAAGGAAGGCCGAGGAGACCTCTTCGTCAAGATTATTGTGCAGATTCCCAGGATTTTGACTCCAGAACAGAAAGCCCTCTTCGAGCAGTTAGCCGCCTCCCGGGAACTCTAG
- a CDS encoding alpha/beta hydrolase translates to MPTIDISGSVIHYVTGPSGLAPGRRNFIFVHGAGGNSLVWQKQRYGLDRGVNTICPDLPGHGRSSGNGLTSIAEYSAWLSHFAGSLAQDKVVLVGHSMGGAVVLETALSRPQWLEAIVLIGTGARLKVRSDLLRDLEQDFSRAASKIVRSCYSEHAPRELRQWALEQLLAERAEVVADDFRACNAFDLMDDLPRIPHPALVICGSNDVMTPVKYSHYLADKLPRAAIAIIQDTGHMAMLEKGAQVNSAIVRFLSHL, encoded by the coding sequence ATGCCAACCATCGATATCTCTGGCAGCGTCATTCACTATGTTACAGGACCCAGCGGTCTCGCCCCGGGACGGCGTAATTTCATTTTCGTCCACGGGGCAGGAGGCAACAGCCTCGTCTGGCAAAAGCAGCGCTATGGATTGGACCGCGGGGTCAACACCATCTGTCCGGATTTGCCAGGCCACGGCCGCAGCAGCGGCAACGGCCTTACAAGCATTGCGGAGTATAGCGCCTGGTTGAGCCATTTTGCCGGCAGCTTGGCCCAGGACAAGGTCGTCCTCGTGGGCCATTCCATGGGTGGCGCAGTGGTGCTGGAGACCGCTCTCAGCAGACCACAGTGGCTGGAAGCAATTGTCCTTATCGGCACTGGCGCCAGATTAAAGGTGCGCTCGGACCTGCTTCGAGATCTCGAGCAGGACTTCAGCAGGGCTGCCAGCAAGATTGTCCGGAGCTGCTACAGCGAGCATGCTCCTCGAGAATTGCGCCAGTGGGCTCTGGAGCAGTTGCTGGCGGAACGAGCCGAGGTGGTGGCGGACGACTTTCGGGCCTGCAACGCCTTTGACCTGATGGATGACCTGCCGCGCATCCCTCACCCGGCTCTTGTCATCTGCGGCAGCAATGACGTCATGACTCCGGTAAAATATTCACACTACCTGGCGGACAAACTACCCAGGGCTGCCATTGCCATCATTCAAGATACTGGACACATGGCCATGCTCGAAAAGGGAGCTCAGGTAAATTCAGCCATTGTCCGGTTTCTCTCTCATCTGTAA
- a CDS encoding long-chain fatty acid--CoA ligase, which translates to MANKQTWLQMYDKGVPHTIELPERTLFDYLQESAEEFPEITATDFFRARLTYRELAAQVDSFAASLHQLGVGQGDRVAIMLPNCPQTIIAYYATLSIGAVAVMTNPMYVEREMEHQFSDAGAKILVSLDHLYPRIEHVLDNTPIEHLVITSIRDYLPFPLNLLYPLKAKKQGLHMKVPFTDKIRPFKSLLQPPSQRPPRPQISMEDLAALQYTGGTTGVAKGVMLTHRNLSANVLQVAAWLPSLQRGQERFLCVLPFFHVFGMTVAMNFAIYSAASMTLVPRFEINDFLKTLVRAKPTIAPLVPTIFTSLVNHSDISKYNLSSIKYCISGSAPLPVEIMNRFEELTGSVILEGYGLTEASPVTHVNPIEGKRKSGSIGIALPSTDARIVDLEMGSKEMPPNEPGELLVKGPQVMKGYWNMPEETAATLKDGWLYTGDIAYMDEEGYVFIIDRKKDMIIAGGFNIYPRDIDEVLYEHPKIADAVAIGVPDPYRGETVKVFVVVKEGETLTAEEVISHCRERLAAYKVPRLVEFRDELPKTIVGKVLRKELRAEELRRHEEEKARA; encoded by the coding sequence ATGGCAAACAAACAAACCTGGTTGCAAATGTATGATAAAGGCGTCCCCCACACCATTGAACTTCCTGAGCGAACTCTCTTCGACTACCTGCAAGAGTCAGCAGAAGAATTCCCAGAGATAACTGCCACTGACTTCTTCCGGGCCCGCCTCACCTACAGGGAGCTCGCCGCGCAGGTGGACAGCTTCGCTGCCTCTCTGCATCAATTGGGAGTTGGCCAGGGCGACCGGGTGGCCATCATGTTGCCCAACTGCCCCCAGACCATCATAGCCTATTATGCTACCCTCAGCATTGGCGCGGTGGCAGTGATGACCAACCCCATGTACGTGGAGCGGGAAATGGAGCATCAGTTCAGCGATGCTGGGGCCAAAATACTGGTAAGTCTCGACCATCTTTATCCGCGAATCGAACATGTCCTGGACAACACTCCCATCGAACACCTAGTAATAACCAGCATACGCGACTACCTGCCCTTCCCCCTCAACCTGCTCTATCCATTGAAAGCCAAAAAGCAGGGGCTGCACATGAAGGTCCCCTTCACAGACAAGATCCGCCCCTTCAAATCTCTTTTGCAGCCGCCGAGCCAACGGCCACCTCGACCGCAGATTTCCATGGAAGATCTGGCGGCGCTGCAGTACACCGGAGGCACCACCGGTGTGGCCAAAGGTGTGATGTTGACGCACCGAAACCTGAGCGCCAATGTCTTGCAGGTTGCTGCCTGGCTGCCCTCCTTGCAGCGAGGCCAGGAACGCTTCCTCTGCGTCCTGCCCTTTTTCCACGTCTTCGGCATGACAGTGGCCATGAACTTTGCCATATACAGTGCCGCCTCCATGACTCTGGTGCCTCGCTTTGAAATAAATGATTTCTTGAAGACCCTTGTCAGAGCCAAGCCAACTATTGCACCACTGGTTCCCACTATCTTCACTTCTCTGGTTAATCATAGCGACATCAGCAAGTACAACCTGTCGTCAATCAAGTACTGCATCAGCGGTTCGGCTCCGTTGCCAGTGGAGATTATGAACCGCTTCGAAGAGCTCACCGGCAGCGTCATCCTGGAGGGCTACGGCCTCACTGAAGCCTCGCCAGTAACCCATGTCAATCCAATCGAGGGAAAGCGCAAATCCGGCAGCATTGGCATTGCCCTTCCTTCTACCGATGCTCGCATTGTGGACCTGGAAATGGGCAGCAAAGAAATGCCCCCCAACGAGCCCGGCGAACTCCTGGTTAAGGGGCCCCAGGTAATGAAGGGCTACTGGAACATGCCCGAAGAGACCGCTGCCACCTTGAAGGATGGCTGGCTTTATACCGGCGACATAGCCTACATGGACGAGGAGGGCTATGTTTTCATCATCGATCGCAAGAAGGACATGATCATTGCCGGCGGCTTCAACATCTATCCTCGCGACATTGATGAGGTTCTCTACGAGCATCCCAAGATTGCCGATGCAGTCGCCATTGGTGTGCCGGATCCCTATCGCGGCGAGACAGTGAAGGTCTTTGTGGTGGTAAAAGAAGGAGAGACCCTCACAGCTGAAGAGGTAATCTCTCATTGCCGGGAGAGGTTGGCAGCATACAAGGTTCCCCGCCTGGTGGAATTCCGGGACGAACTGCCCAAAACCATAGTGGGCAAAGTGCTTCGCAAAGAATTGCGGGCTGAAGAACTGCGCCGTCACGAAGAAGAAAAGGCCAGGGCATGA
- a CDS encoding (Fe-S)-binding protein — MLLPGHFPANILFIVVFLAANGFFLFTVYKLYLLIKRGKPENRFDHLWLRLQGVLTFVFGQRRVVREPSGWGHFAIFWGFVVITIGSIETFAVGVYHGFAYWKVIGTALTALLYLLQDLFCVAVLVALTVALYRRFVLKPSRLQYEEQRATNLDAVTIIGLIIVLIVLLFGARAVEYQLVQLQPDRYFPRAAFISVALSTFFSGLPLSSLQNWYSLFWWGHTLIILAFLVYIPFSKHLHLLGAVPNIFFRRLRPAGELATMDLEDEGVETYGVSRIEEFTWKQLLDLYACTECGRCSDNCPATLTGKPLSPKETIHRLKEHLLRTGKLALQAVSATSPEPEAASKGQAGETLLGTTCSEEEIWSCTTCGNCVEHCPVFIEHVDKFVDMRRYLVLMESNFPPEVQNVLRNWETNSNPWGLGFASRGDWAKELGIPTLAENSQVEYLFYVGCAGSFDERAKKISKALVTLLTRAGVSFGILGVEEKCCGETARRIGNEYLFQTMAAELVELLNSYNVKKIITTCPHGYNCLKNEYPRFGGSWEVYHHTEILLQLLRENKLEPLQPLDMRLVFHDSCYLGRYNDIYQQPRDLLRAIPGLKIYEMDRSRNKSFCCGAGGGRMWMEETLGHSKINEARTEQALTLDPELIAVCCPYCTTMFEDGLKAHHLEERVRVCDLAELLLEAVADQK; from the coding sequence ATGTTGCTACCTGGCCATTTCCCTGCCAATATCCTTTTCATTGTTGTTTTCCTTGCAGCCAATGGCTTCTTCCTTTTTACAGTGTATAAACTCTATCTCCTGATAAAAAGGGGAAAGCCGGAAAATCGTTTCGACCACCTGTGGCTTCGACTGCAGGGGGTCCTTACCTTTGTCTTCGGGCAACGACGGGTGGTGCGCGAGCCCTCGGGCTGGGGTCATTTTGCCATATTCTGGGGATTTGTGGTCATCACCATTGGCAGCATCGAGACCTTTGCAGTTGGCGTCTACCACGGCTTTGCCTACTGGAAGGTGATTGGCACGGCTCTGACTGCTCTGCTCTACCTCCTGCAGGATCTTTTCTGTGTGGCCGTACTGGTGGCCCTGACCGTTGCTCTTTACCGCCGCTTTGTTCTGAAGCCGTCGCGGCTGCAGTACGAGGAGCAGAGGGCTACCAATCTCGATGCCGTCACTATAATCGGCCTCATCATTGTCCTCATTGTTTTGCTTTTCGGCGCTCGCGCCGTAGAATACCAACTGGTCCAGCTGCAGCCCGACCGATACTTTCCCAGGGCGGCCTTCATTTCAGTCGCCCTGTCAACGTTCTTTTCAGGGCTTCCTCTCAGCAGCCTCCAGAACTGGTACAGCCTTTTCTGGTGGGGTCATACCCTGATTATTCTCGCCTTTCTGGTATACATCCCTTTTTCCAAACATCTTCATCTCCTTGGTGCTGTTCCCAATATCTTCTTCCGCCGCTTGCGCCCGGCGGGGGAGCTCGCCACCATGGATCTCGAGGATGAAGGCGTCGAAACCTATGGCGTTTCCAGAATCGAGGAGTTCACCTGGAAGCAGCTTCTCGATCTCTATGCCTGCACCGAATGCGGCCGCTGTTCCGACAACTGCCCGGCCACCCTCACTGGCAAGCCACTCAGCCCCAAGGAAACCATCCATCGCCTGAAAGAACACCTGCTGCGCACCGGCAAACTGGCGCTGCAAGCCGTGAGCGCCACCAGCCCCGAGCCAGAAGCAGCCAGCAAAGGCCAGGCAGGCGAAACTCTGCTGGGAACTACCTGCAGCGAGGAGGAGATCTGGTCATGCACTACCTGCGGCAACTGTGTTGAGCATTGCCCCGTATTTATCGAACATGTCGACAAGTTCGTGGATATGCGTCGCTATCTGGTCTTGATGGAAAGCAATTTTCCTCCTGAAGTACAGAATGTCTTGCGCAACTGGGAAACCAATTCTAATCCCTGGGGTCTCGGCTTTGCCAGCCGGGGCGATTGGGCCAAGGAGCTCGGCATACCTACTCTTGCCGAAAACAGCCAGGTAGAGTACCTTTTCTATGTGGGCTGTGCCGGCAGTTTCGACGAGCGTGCCAAGAAAATCAGCAAAGCGCTGGTGACATTGCTGACAAGGGCAGGAGTGAGCTTCGGCATTCTCGGGGTGGAGGAAAAATGTTGCGGCGAGACTGCTAGAAGAATCGGCAACGAGTACCTTTTCCAGACTATGGCTGCCGAGCTGGTGGAGCTGCTCAACAGCTATAACGTCAAGAAAATCATCACCACCTGTCCGCACGGTTACAACTGCCTCAAGAACGAATATCCCAGATTCGGCGGCAGTTGGGAAGTGTATCATCACACGGAGATTCTCCTGCAGCTGCTCAGGGAAAACAAGCTGGAACCCTTGCAGCCGCTGGACATGAGGCTGGTATTCCATGATTCCTGTTATCTTGGCCGCTACAATGATATTTACCAGCAGCCACGAGATCTGTTGAGAGCCATTCCAGGGCTCAAGATTTATGAAATGGACCGCAGCCGAAACAAGTCATTTTGCTGCGGCGCGGGCGGAGGCAGAATGTGGATGGAAGAAACCCTAGGCCACAGCAAAATAAATGAGGCCCGCACCGAGCAAGCACTCACACTGGACCCTGAACTCATAGCCGTATGCTGCCCATATTGTACTACCATGTTTGAAGACGGGCTAAAGGCCCACCATCTGGAAGAAAGGGTCAGGGTATGCGACCTGGCGGAGCTGCTGCTCGAAGCTGTTGCTGATCAGAAATAG
- a CDS encoding electron transfer flavoprotein subunit alpha/FixB family protein — protein sequence MAQGVCIIGECRHGTFRRVSFEVASEGRRLADALGEPLWAIVLGEGVAQAAPDLGNYGVEKVYLVDDPLLQEYRAETYVPVVAEIVQSLSPKIVLFSADVDGKDLSARVAARLGAGLATDCTELKIEGGALRAKRPMYAGKVFGWYGWAADVWPQLASCRPNTMDCLQPDTSQKAAVEKPNVAIPKGNLTSVVSVEEDTSGRVDLTEAQIIVSGGRGMKGPENFAMLEELAQLLGAAVGASRSAVDAGWRPHSDQVGQTGKVVTPALYIAVGISGAIQHLAGMGSSKFIVAVNKDPEAPIFKKADYGIVEDLFKFIPVFTEEVKKLKASC from the coding sequence ATGGCACAGGGAGTATGCATAATTGGCGAATGTCGCCACGGCACCTTTCGCCGGGTATCATTCGAAGTTGCCAGTGAGGGCAGAAGATTGGCTGACGCTCTAGGAGAACCATTGTGGGCAATCGTTCTGGGAGAAGGTGTGGCACAGGCTGCTCCTGATCTGGGAAATTATGGCGTGGAAAAAGTTTACCTGGTAGATGACCCCCTTTTGCAGGAATACCGGGCCGAGACTTACGTTCCGGTGGTGGCGGAGATAGTGCAGAGCCTGTCACCGAAGATTGTCCTGTTTTCTGCAGACGTTGATGGTAAAGACCTGAGTGCCAGAGTGGCTGCCCGCCTCGGTGCCGGCCTGGCCACCGACTGCACAGAACTCAAGATAGAGGGTGGAGCTCTCAGGGCAAAGAGGCCCATGTACGCGGGCAAGGTCTTCGGCTGGTATGGTTGGGCTGCTGATGTCTGGCCCCAGCTGGCCTCGTGCAGACCGAACACTATGGATTGCCTGCAGCCCGACACCTCACAAAAGGCCGCAGTGGAAAAGCCGAACGTGGCCATCCCCAAGGGAAATCTGACTTCAGTGGTCTCAGTGGAGGAAGACACTTCAGGCAGGGTGGATCTCACGGAAGCCCAGATTATCGTCTCGGGCGGCCGCGGCATGAAAGGACCTGAGAATTTCGCCATGCTCGAAGAACTGGCGCAACTGCTGGGAGCCGCAGTGGGAGCGTCTCGTTCTGCTGTGGACGCTGGCTGGCGCCCTCACTCGGACCAGGTGGGCCAGACCGGCAAGGTGGTGACCCCGGCACTCTATATTGCAGTGGGCATCTCCGGAGCAATCCAACATCTTGCTGGCATGGGCTCCAGCAAGTTCATTGTGGCAGTAAACAAGGATCCTGAAGCCCCTATTTTCAAGAAAGCGGACTATGGCATCGTGGAGGATCTCTTCAAGTTCATTCCGGTGTTCACCGAAGAGGTAAAAAAGCTGAAGGCCAGCTGCTAG
- a CDS encoding electron transfer flavoprotein subunit beta/FixA family protein yields MDIVVLLKQVPDTETIIKVAEDGKSIDSTDIKWIINPYDEYAVEAALRVKDSQGATVTILSMGPQRAVESIRTALAMGADKGVLVDDPATEGSDAYGKAVVLAAALRTIPFDLIFCGHRAVDDDENQVGIMVAELLAIPHLALAVATELTDGKIRIVRPIEGARVTMESQLPALVTFGGAHAIWNPRYASLPGIMKAKKKPLDIKTLADIEVSAEQVGAAAARVMLTAMELPPPRQAGRIIEGDTAQKAQELVRALHEEAKVI; encoded by the coding sequence GTGGATATTGTAGTCCTATTGAAACAGGTGCCTGACACCGAAACTATCATTAAAGTAGCAGAAGACGGCAAGTCTATTGATTCCACAGACATCAAATGGATCATCAACCCTTATGACGAGTATGCTGTGGAAGCTGCCCTCAGAGTCAAGGACAGCCAGGGAGCCACCGTTACCATTCTCAGCATGGGACCGCAGCGGGCAGTGGAATCAATTCGCACTGCCCTGGCAATGGGGGCGGACAAGGGCGTGCTGGTGGACGATCCGGCCACAGAGGGAAGTGATGCCTATGGCAAGGCTGTGGTTCTTGCCGCCGCTTTGCGAACGATTCCTTTTGATTTGATCTTCTGCGGCCACCGGGCCGTTGACGACGATGAAAACCAGGTGGGCATCATGGTGGCTGAATTGTTGGCCATCCCCCACCTGGCCCTGGCAGTGGCCACAGAGCTCACAGACGGCAAGATTAGAATTGTGCGGCCCATTGAAGGGGCCAGAGTAACCATGGAATCGCAACTGCCGGCACTGGTAACCTTTGGCGGGGCCCATGCCATCTGGAATCCTCGCTACGCCTCCCTGCCCGGCATAATGAAAGCAAAGAAAAAACCTCTGGACATCAAGACGCTGGCAGACATTGAGGTCTCTGCTGAGCAGGTTGGCGCTGCTGCTGCCAGGGTAATGCTGACTGCCATGGAATTGCCGCCGCCTCGGCAGGCCGGCCGCATAATCGAGGGTGATACTGCACAGAAAGCCCAGGAACTCGTGCGTGCCCTTCACGAGGAAGCAAAAGTTATTTGA
- a CDS encoding TetR/AcrR family transcriptional regulator: MLAKPRNKKEVQARTTHKKILAAAAELFTRQGYHKTTIADIAQAVNLTSGAVFHHFRSKEALLDEVVSWLARGISIYSDQLNKARRGSLKVTEEVVVIMCEHFRRQPEATICLAALATEFAGSGHPMEQRLKEVYEDFVQAFSRVLSHNPQVKNARAAAMALIGAVQGIAIQGLLRAPEVSIEELAQAFLSMLADW; this comes from the coding sequence ATGCTGGCGAAGCCTCGAAACAAAAAGGAAGTGCAGGCCCGCACCACGCACAAGAAAATTCTTGCTGCTGCGGCCGAACTGTTCACCAGACAGGGCTATCACAAGACTACCATTGCGGACATAGCCCAGGCAGTCAACCTCACCTCTGGAGCTGTGTTCCATCACTTCCGCTCCAAGGAGGCTTTGCTGGACGAGGTGGTCAGCTGGCTGGCGCGCGGAATAAGCATCTATTCGGACCAGTTGAACAAGGCTCGCCGCGGCTCCTTGAAAGTCACCGAGGAAGTAGTGGTAATCATGTGCGAGCACTTTCGCCGACAGCCTGAGGCAACCATCTGTCTGGCGGCTCTGGCCACGGAATTCGCTGGCAGCGGTCATCCTATGGAGCAACGCCTCAAGGAAGTCTACGAGGATTTCGTCCAGGCCTTCTCGCGGGTACTCAGCCATAATCCACAAGTGAAAAACGCTCGGGCAGCTGCCATGGCTCTCATTGGTGCTGTGCAGGGTATAGCAATCCAGGGGCTGCTCCGAGCTCCCGAGGTCAGTATAGAGGAGCTGGCGCAGGCTTTTCTGAGTATGCTGGCAGACTGGTAG
- a CDS encoding MBL fold metallo-hydrolase has translation MSGNHPEQVVITTVVDNYLDVFEPSTPLIERAVPGKLQGYLLAGHGLSFLVEVKQGNQTSRLLMDTGNAFEPFKNNLLALGRSAAEIDALFLSHGHPDHYGGLLGLLQWRQEPLPIYCHPDVFFAKLLVTPRGKIGPWQLDRQQVEASGGQTKCSAEVEKIWPGVYLTGEIPRRSEFEKPLPGAKIVRNGQEEDDLLMDEQALVVDLGAKGLVVISGCSHPGIANTIQYAIEITGNKKIYAVVGGLHLAQVSDEVLQQTIAALKDSGAELVVTGHCTGFRPNCQLSRELGSTYAVSCVGSRMTFG, from the coding sequence ATGAGCGGAAATCATCCTGAGCAGGTAGTGATTACAACTGTCGTCGATAATTATTTAGACGTATTTGAACCTTCCACGCCATTGATAGAGCGCGCGGTGCCCGGTAAATTGCAGGGCTACTTGCTTGCCGGTCATGGCCTGTCATTCTTGGTTGAAGTGAAGCAGGGGAACCAGACATCTCGACTATTGATGGATACTGGCAATGCTTTCGAGCCTTTCAAGAACAATTTGCTGGCACTGGGGCGCTCTGCCGCGGAAATCGATGCGCTCTTTCTGAGTCACGGTCATCCTGACCATTACGGAGGACTTCTGGGCTTGTTGCAGTGGCGACAAGAACCACTGCCCATTTACTGCCACCCGGATGTGTTCTTTGCCAAACTGCTCGTTACACCCCGGGGGAAAATCGGCCCCTGGCAACTGGACCGACAGCAGGTGGAAGCCAGCGGCGGCCAGACAAAGTGTTCCGCCGAAGTCGAAAAGATCTGGCCTGGAGTATATCTCACAGGAGAGATTCCCAGACGCTCTGAATTCGAAAAACCCTTACCAGGGGCGAAGATTGTCCGCAATGGTCAGGAAGAAGATGACCTGCTCATGGATGAGCAAGCCTTGGTGGTTGATTTGGGAGCAAAAGGCCTGGTAGTGATCTCAGGATGTTCACATCCGGGCATTGCCAATACCATACAATATGCCATAGAAATCACCGGCAACAAGAAAATATATGCAGTGGTAGGCGGGCTGCACCTGGCGCAGGTAAGTGACGAGGTGCTGCAGCAGACCATTGCAGCTCTCAAAGATAGCGGCGCAGAGTTGGTGGTGACCGGGCACTGTACTGGATTTCGACCTAACTGCCAGTTGAGCCGGGAGCTGGGCTCGACCTATGCGGTCAGTTGCGTTGGTTCCCGTATGACGTTTGGCTAA
- a CDS encoding DNA ligase: MKTNSTHEPLDALPRPLFVVQKHQARTLHYDFRLEVEGVLKSWALPKGPSTDPKQKRLAVPTEDHALEYATFEGVIPEDQYGAGTVMVWDLGTYRNLTHKHGRLVPLAEAIAAGHLTFWLQGKKLRGGYALTRFRRGKQESWLLVKMADEEAAAHSDILQTAPRSALTGRTLEEIAANELPCRD, translated from the coding sequence ATGAAAACCAACTCGACACATGAACCATTGGATGCCTTGCCCAGACCGCTCTTTGTCGTCCAGAAGCATCAGGCCAGGACACTGCATTATGACTTTCGGTTGGAAGTGGAAGGGGTTCTGAAATCATGGGCGCTGCCCAAAGGTCCATCTACCGATCCCAAGCAAAAGCGCCTTGCGGTACCCACTGAAGATCATGCGCTCGAATACGCTACTTTCGAGGGAGTCATCCCTGAAGATCAATACGGCGCCGGGACAGTCATGGTCTGGGACCTGGGGACCTATCGCAACCTTACCCACAAACACGGCAGACTGGTACCCCTGGCCGAGGCTATTGCCGCCGGCCACCTGACCTTCTGGCTGCAAGGCAAGAAGCTGCGGGGAGGATATGCTCTTACCCGCTTCAGAAGAGGCAAACAGGAAAGCTGGCTTCTGGTAAAAATGGCTGACGAGGAGGCTGCAGCCCACAGCGACATCCTGCAAACTGCTCCCCGCTCAGCACTCACCGGCAGAACCCTTGAAGAGATTGCTGCCAATGAGTTGCCTTGCCGCGACTAG